Genomic segment of Rhodococcus sp. W8901:
CTCGCGCCGCTGCTGACGCGACCGTCCGAGACCGTGCGCCTCGACGACGCGCTGGACCGGGTCCTGTCGTACGACATCACCTCCCCCGTCGATCTGCCACTGTTCCGCAATTCGCAGATGGACGGATTCGCGGTCGATGCCGTCTCGGTGGCGGCGGTTCCGGTGACGCTCCCGGTGGTCGGCACCGTCGCCGCCGGCCCGGCCGAGCCTGCCCCGCACGTGCCGGGAACCGCGGTGCGGATCATGACCGGGGCGGTGATTCCCGATGGCGCGGATGCCGTTGTGCCGGTGGAGGACACCGAGGTGATCGACGGAAAGGTGACCGTCAGTCGGCCCCGGGACCGCGGCGACTACGTCCGCGAGCGGGGCAGCGACGTGCGCACCGGGATGCTGCTGCTGACGGCCGGAACGCTGCTCGAACCGCGACATCTCGGGGTGCTGGCCGCGGTCGGGCTCGGGTCGGTGGCGGTGCGGACCCGGCCCCGCGTCGCGGTGATCACGACCGGCGCGGAACTGGTGGACGCCGGCACCACACCCGCGCCGGGACAGATCTACGACTCCAACGGCGCCGCGCTGTCCGCGAGCCTGCGGGCCAACGGCGCCGAGGTCGCGGTGGTGGACCGCAGCAGCGACGAGCCCGACGCCTTCCGTGCCGCGCTGCGCCGCGCGGTTGCCCGCACCGAACTGGTGATCACCTCGGGCGGGGTGTCGATGGGCGACTACGAGGTGGTCAAGGACGTCCTCACCGAACTGGGCGCACGGTTCGGTCCGGTCGCGATGCAGCCCGGCGGACCGCAGGGCCTGGCGTTGGTCGACGAGATCCCGGTCCTGACGTTCCCCGGTAACCCGGTGAGCACGATGGTCTCGTTCGAGGTGTTCCTGCGCCCGCTGCTTCGCCGCGCGGTGGGACTGCCCGCCGTGCCGACCGAGGATGCCGTGCTCGGCCACGCGGTCACGTCGATCGCGGGCAAGCGCCAGTTCCTGCGCGGCCGCCGCACCGACACCGGGGTCGAGGTGGTGTCGGGTCCCGGATCGCACCTCGTGGCGGCGTTCGCGTGGGCCGATGTACTGATAGACGTTCCCGCCGCCGTCACGTCCCTGGCGGCGGGCGATCGAGTGAAGGTGTGGCCCCTGTAGTGAGCGAACAGAACATGAGCGAGCTGAGCCATCTGGACGGCGAGGGCCGGGCCCGGATGGTGGACGTGAGCGCGAAGGCGGACACCACCCGGATCGCCGTCGCTGCCGGCGAACTGGTGACCACACCGGAGGTGGTCGCGCTGGTCCGCGCCGACGACATGCCGAAGGCCGACGTCCTCTCGACCGCGCGGATCGCGGGCATCGCCGGCGCCAAGAAGACCTCCGAGCTGATCCCGCTGTGTCACCAGCTGGCACTGTCGTCGGTCAAGGTCGAGTTCGGGTTCACCGACACCTCGATCACGATCGAGGCCACCGCGAAGACGAAGGGCCCCACCGGGGTCGAGATGGAGGCCCTCACCGCGGTCGCCGTGGCCGGCCTGACGCTGCACGACATGGTCAAGGCCGTCGACCCGGCCGCGACGCTCGACGGCGTCCGGTTGCTGACCAAGGAGGGCGGCAAGCGCGGGCAGTGGCGGCGCGACGACGCGACGCCGACCGCCGCCGCCACGGTCACCGACGTGCGGGCCGGTTCCGCGACCGTCCTCGTCGCGTCCACGGGTGGCGCGCGGGGTACCCGACCCGACACCACGGGCCCGGCGATCGTCGGCTGGCTCGAGACCCGCGGCCACACTGTCCGCGGCCCGCTGGTCTACGCCGACGCCGACATCGCGGCGGGCCTGGCCGACGCACTCTCCGACGCCCCCGCGCTGGTGATCACCACCGGCGGCACCGGGGCCTCCCCCACCGACGCGACACCCGAGGCCACGCTCGCCGTCCTCGATCGGCAACTGCCGGGCCTCGCGGAGGCCATGCGCCGGCGCGGCACCGAGGTGACCCCGCACGCGTCGCTCAGCCGCGGCGTCGCCGGGTTGGTCGGGCGCACCGTCGTGGTGAACCTGCCGGGGTCGCCGGGCGGGGTAAAGGACGGCCTGTCGGTGCTGGACCCCGTCCTCGATCACCTGTTGGCGCAGGTCGCGGGGGGCGGTGCACACGATGCGTGAGCTGCTCGCGCGCATCTGCGCCGAACCACTCGATCCAGCGGTCGTCGACGCCGCAGTCGCCGGGCCGGAGCACGGCGCTGTGGTGGTTTTCACAGGTGTCGTCCGCGACCACGACGGCGGCCGGTCGGTGTCGGCGCTCGAGTACCAGGCCCACCCGGACGCCGGACGGTTCCTCCGCCAGTGCTGCGAGCAGGTCTCCGAGCGCACCGGACTGCCCGTCGCGGCGCTACATCGGGTGGGGCAGTTGACCATCGGCGATCTGGCGTTGGTCGCTGCGGTGGCCGCACCGCACCGCACCGAGGCCTTCGCCGCGTGCGCCGAACTGGTGGAGCGGATCAAGGCCGAGGTGCCGATCTGGAAACGTCAGCGGTTCGCGACCGGCACGTCCGAATGGGTGGGTTTGTGACCCGGTCGGAGCGGCCCATCGGCCGACCCGCACAGCCCCGGATACCGGAACCCGGTATGGTGGCGAGTACTGGACGTCCGCTTGCGAGGCGTCCAGCGTCGTAGAACGCTTCACTTCGCGCCGGATCCGAGCGAGTGCTCGAATGCCCAGAGGGCATCCACGCCCGCCAACGAGTGCAGACGAGTGCACCAGCACAAGCATTTCTTGCGGCGATCGATCTTGCCTCCCGGCAATGTCGCCACCTTGTGCAGGCCGTGCACCGGGACCTCCCGGCCGTAGGCGTGCATGACGAATGCCCGAAAGGCACCGACGAACTTGTCCACCAGCATCACCACCCCGTCCGACGAATCGGCAACTCCCTCCTTCGAGTCCCTGGGCGTCCCCGCCCCGATCGTCACCGCTCTGACCAACGGCGGCATCACCGCGCCGTTCCCCATCCAGGTCGACACCCTCCCCGACACTCTCGCCGGCCGCGACGTCCTCGGCCGCGGCAAGACCGGCAGCGGCAAGACCCTCGCGTTCTCCATCCCGCTCGCGGCCCGCCTCGCCGGCGGCAAGCGCCGCCCGGGCAAGCCCCGCGGCCTCGTCCTCGCCCCCACCCGCGAGCTTGCGACGCAGATCACCGCGACACTCGAACCCCTCGCCGACGCACACGGTCTGCGCGTCACCACCATCTTCGGCGGTGTCTCGCAGCACCGCCAGGTCAAGGCGCTCGAGGCCGGGGTCGACATCGTCGTCGCGTGCCCGGGCCGCCTCGAGGACCTGATGAAGCAGGGCTTCGTCAAGCTCGACGGCATCGAGATCACGATCCTCGACGAGGCCGACCACATGGCGGATCTCGGCTTCCTGCCCGGCGTGACCCGCATCCTCGCGGCGACGCCGGCCGGTGGCCAGCGACTGCTGTTCTCGGCGACGCTCGACAACGGCGTCGACAAGCTGGTCAAGCGGTTCCTGCAGAACGAGGTCCTGCACTCCGTCGACGAGGCGAACTCGCCGGTCGCGGCGATGACCCACCACGTCTACGACGTCTCCGGCGTCGAGGCCAAGAAGGCCCTGATCCACAAGCTGGCGTCCGGTCAGGGTCGGCGCATCTTGTTCATGCGCACCAAGCACCAGGCCCGCAAGCTCGCCCGCCAGCTCACCGAGTCGGGCATCCCGTCGGTGGACCTGCACGGCAACCTCTCCCAGGCCGCGCGCGACCGCAACCTCGCTGCCTTCTCGGAGGGCTCGGCCCGCGTGCTGGTGGCGACCGACGTCGCGGCGCGCGGCGTCCACGTCGACGAGGTCGAACTCGTGGTCCACGTCGATCCGCCGGCCGAGCACAAGGCGTACCTGCACCGCTCGGGTCGCACCGCGCGCGCCGGCAGCGCCGGCGACGTCGTCACCATCGTGCTGCCCGATCAGCGCAAGGATCTGTCCGCGCTGATGCGCAAGGCATCGATCAAGGTCACCCCGGTCCAGGTGACCGCCGACTCCGAGCACGTGATCCGTCTCGTCGGCGAGCCGGCCCCGCACGTGCCGCCGGCCCCCAAGACCGACAAGCCGGCCGGTGACGCGCGCCGCCAGCAGGGACAGCGTCCGGGCCGTGGCGGTCAGGGCGGCCAGGGCCGAAACAGCCGGGGTCCGCGAGCGGAAGGCGCCGCCACCACCGGTGGTGGACGCCGCCGCTCGGGCGGACGTCCGGGCGGCGGCAGCGGAACGGGCGCCACCGGTTCCGCCGGCTCGCAGGGCGGCGGAACCCGTCAGGCGTCGCAGGGCGGCGGCTCGCGCCGCCGCCGCGGCTGACACCCCTCAGGAACGAATCAGAAGCGTTCCCAGTGGATCGCGTCGGCCAGTGCCCGACGCGTCCGCCAGCCGAAACGCTCCAGATCGGGCACCTCCTGGAACTGGTCCACCTTGCCGACGCACAGCCACGCGATGGGGCGGACCGGGGCCGGGATGTCCAACAGTTCGGTGAGGTACTCCTCGTCGTAGAACGACACCCACCCGACGCCGATGTTCTCGGCGGCCGCGGCCAGCCAGAGGTTCTGGATGGCCAGCACCGCCGAGAACAGGCCGGTGTCGTCGATGGTGTGCCGGCCGAGGATGTTCTGGCCACCGCGCGACGGATCGTAGGTGACCACGATGCCGGTCCCGCTCTCGCGGATGCCCTCGATCTTGATGGGGTCGAACGTCTTCCGGCGATCCTCGGGCAACGAGTCGGCGAAGGCACGGCGACGGTCGGCGACGTGGTCGGCGAACGTCGCGAGGGTGTCGGGGTTGCGGACGACGATGAAGTCCCACGGCTGCGTGTTGCCGACGCTCGGTGCCGCGTGTGCCGCACCGAGCACCCGTTGCAATGTCTCGTCGGGGATCAGCTCGCCGCTGAACTCGGCGCGGACGTCACGGCGTCGGCGGATGGCTTCGTATACGGAAACAAGAGATTCGGTCACCACCCCACGGTAGCCGTCCCCGGAAAGCCCTCCCGGTAGAGCTGCTCGCGGGTATCCGATCAGGCGTCGACGGTGTAGCGGTGCACGCCCATCATCGTGTCCGCGTCGAGCCCCTCGGCCTCGGATTCGGTGCAGGCGTCCAGCATCGCGTCCACCGAGTCTGGATCCAGGTCGGTGCCGATCACGACCAGTTCGGTCCGACGGCGCTCGCCCGGGTTCCACCGCTGCGGATGGAACGCGATGTGGTCACCCACCACCTGCAGCAGGTACTTCTGTTGATGACCCCGCACGCCGAAGTACACGTACCCCTTGATCCGGTACACGCCCGCGGGCTGCTTCTCCAGGAAGCGGATGAGCCGACGCGGGTGCATCGGCAATTCGGACGCGAACGTGACGCTGTCGTAGAGCGTGTGGATGTGCGTGTCGTGATCGCCGCCGCATTCCCCGCAACCGGCGGCGTCTGCTGCGTCGGCGAGCAGATCGTCGAACGACAACTGTTGTCCCGGCCGGGGTTCGGGCCGCGGGGCACGGTCGAACAGCAGGCCGGGATCCACGCGCCCCTGCACGGTGGAGACCACAGCCGCCCGCGGATTGATCCCGCACACGTCGCCGAGAAGGGTGTCGTGGTCCTCCCCGCCGATGCGGTCCGTCTTGTTCAGCACGATCAGGTCGGCGATCGCGATGTGCTGGTCCAGTTCCGGATGCCGCGCCCGGCTGTTCTGGTACTCGGCACCGTCGACGAGCATGACGAGACCGCCGTACGTGATGTACGGGTTCTCACTGCCGAGTACCAGCCGAATCATGTTGCGCGGCTCCGCGAGTCCACTCGCCTCGACGACGATGACGTCGATCTCCGACGTCCGGTGCGCCAGCCGGTCCAGCATCGCGTCCATGTCGCTGACGTCCACCGCGCAGCACATACAGCCGTTGCTGAGCGCCATCATCGAATCGACTTGCCCCGCAACCATCATCGAGTCGATGTTGACCGAGCCGAAGTCGTTGACGATCACGCCGATCCGGGTGCCGCCGTTGTTGCGGAGCAGATGGTTGAGCAGGGTCGTCTTTCCCGACCCGAGGAAACCGGCCACGACGACGACAGGGATCGACCGCGGACCACGTTTCTTCGCCACTCCTCGATCCTCCGCGCCCCGAGTCACCTACATCACCGACCGGCCATGCTACTCGGTTGGGGCCGGTGTGTTTCCACTCGCGCGAGAGCCCATACAACAATGCCCCGGTCAAATGCCATATCGTTGGCGACATCGACGCACTCTCCCACCTGATCCGCACTCGCCCGGCGACCGAGCTTCTCGTGTCGTCGCCCTCCGAGGTCTCCAGGACCCTGGCCTCGCTGGCCACCGTCAACCCCTACTTCGTCGCCACCACAGGCGATCCCGGCCTGGGCGACTGGCGTCCGGCGAGTCGGCTGTACGACGAAGCGGACGCGCTCGCCGAGGTCGTCGGACATGTCGGAGCGCGCATCAGCTCGACGGAGTATCGCGTCGCGGCGTCGACGCTGTTCCTCGGGTATGCGGCGCGGTTGTGGTCGCTGGTGCTGGGCGGGGCCGTCCGTGATCGACGACTGCTGGACCTGGATCCGGCCGAGTTGCTGTGGCTCGACGACCACGGTCAGATCCGGTTGCACGTGCGCGAGCCTCGCGGCTGGGAGGGCGCAGATCTGGTGGATCTCGTGCGGGCGATGGTCCTCGACCGTCACCTCGAACCGATGGTCGACTCGATCCGGTCCGCCGAGCCGATGTCCGAGCGCCTGCTGTGGGGCAATGCGGCGTCCGCACTGATCGGGGCGGCGCGTGTGCTCGACGGCGACACCCGCACCGACGCCATCACCGTGACCGAGACGATCCTCCGTGATCCCCGCCTGACCGACACCGTCGACCGTGAGGGCGCGGGCTACCGACGTCGGAGCTGCTGCCTGTTCTATCGCACGCCGGTCTCCGGATACTGCGGCGACTGTGCGCTCACCGGTCCGAGCGAATCCGTCCACCACCAGGGGGACGAGTCGGTGTGACCACCGCAGGACCCGGCCACGCCACGATCGAGTTCGGCCGGTCGCACGTCCACCTGCGCACGGCTGACGCCCAGTCCGACGTCTCGAGAAATGGTCATTCGACCCAGCCGACGTGCTTCAGGCCACAAATTGCACTACAGTTCAAAAAGTTGCCCGACCCCCCCTGGGCAGCAACGGGCCCGCCCAGAATTCCCCCCCTGCCTGGGCGGGCCGTCGGGTGGTGGCGCGTGAGACTACTCCGCGTCACCACCCGGCACCGTGTGCGAGGATCCGTCGATGATCCTCGAGCATGCACCACTGCAGGTGAGACCGGGACAGGCCGCCGCATTCGAAGCGGCGTTCAGCCAGGCCAGAACGATCATCTCGGCGATGAAGGGGTTCCGGCGCCTCACGCTCTCACGCTGCCTCGAACGCCCCGGCGCTTATCTCCTCCTGGTGGAGTGGGACACGCTCGAGGACCACACCGAAGGGTTCCGCGGATCGGCGGAGTACCAGGACTGGCGTCGGCTGCTGCACCACTTCTACGACCCGTTCCCCACCGTCGAGCACTACGCGCCCGTCGACGACGCCTGACACGCCCGCCACTGGCGCGGCGTGCAGGGACCGCCGGGGACGGCACCCGACCCTGCAGAATGAGCGCTCATGGAATCACTTGCCATCCTGAGTGACGTCGACGCCGGCGAGCTGCTGACCCTGCAGCGGGCCGCCTACGTCACCGAGGCACAGGCCCACCACGATCCGAACCTTCCGCCGTTGATGCAGACGTCGGAGGAGCTGCAGCGCGAGCTGCGGGACGACGCGGTGCTCGCCCTCGGACTGCGCGACGACTCGTCGCGACTGGTGGCAGCGGTGCGCGTCCGCATCGGGCAACCCGACCGCCGGACCGCCGAACTCGGCCGGCTGGTGGTCGCACCCGACATGCAGGGGCGGGGCCTGGGCAGCAGGCTACTGTCCCTCACCGAGCAGCATCTCCCGGAGTCGGTCACCGAGATGCGGTTGTTCACCGGCGAGTTCAGCAGCGGGAACCTGCGGCTGTACGCGCGGTTCGGCTATCACGAGACGCACCGCACCCCGACACTGTCCGGCTACGATCTTGTGCACCTCGCCAAGA
This window contains:
- a CDS encoding molybdopterin molybdotransferase MoeA; translated protein: MAQRPGHEHRGTARSVEEHAAEVGRLLAPLLTRPSETVRLDDALDRVLSYDITSPVDLPLFRNSQMDGFAVDAVSVAAVPVTLPVVGTVAAGPAEPAPHVPGTAVRIMTGAVIPDGADAVVPVEDTEVIDGKVTVSRPRDRGDYVRERGSDVRTGMLLLTAGTLLEPRHLGVLAAVGLGSVAVRTRPRVAVITTGAELVDAGTTPAPGQIYDSNGAALSASLRANGAEVAVVDRSSDEPDAFRAALRRAVARTELVITSGGVSMGDYEVVKDVLTELGARFGPVAMQPGGPQGLALVDEIPVLTFPGNPVSTMVSFEVFLRPLLRRAVGLPAVPTEDAVLGHAVTSIAGKRQFLRGRRTDTGVEVVSGPGSHLVAAFAWADVLIDVPAAVTSLAAGDRVKVWPL
- the moaCB gene encoding bifunctional molybdenum cofactor biosynthesis protein MoaC/MoaB: MSELSHLDGEGRARMVDVSAKADTTRIAVAAGELVTTPEVVALVRADDMPKADVLSTARIAGIAGAKKTSELIPLCHQLALSSVKVEFGFTDTSITIEATAKTKGPTGVEMEALTAVAVAGLTLHDMVKAVDPAATLDGVRLLTKEGGKRGQWRRDDATPTAAATVTDVRAGSATVLVASTGGARGTRPDTTGPAIVGWLETRGHTVRGPLVYADADIAAGLADALSDAPALVITTGGTGASPTDATPEATLAVLDRQLPGLAEAMRRRGTEVTPHASLSRGVAGLVGRTVVVNLPGSPGGVKDGLSVLDPVLDHLLAQVAGGGAHDA
- a CDS encoding molybdenum cofactor biosynthesis protein MoaE is translated as MRELLARICAEPLDPAVVDAAVAGPEHGAVVVFTGVVRDHDGGRSVSALEYQAHPDAGRFLRQCCEQVSERTGLPVAALHRVGQLTIGDLALVAAVAAPHRTEAFAACAELVERIKAEVPIWKRQRFATGTSEWVGL
- a CDS encoding DEAD/DEAH box helicase, producing the protein MTNARKAPTNLSTSITTPSDESATPSFESLGVPAPIVTALTNGGITAPFPIQVDTLPDTLAGRDVLGRGKTGSGKTLAFSIPLAARLAGGKRRPGKPRGLVLAPTRELATQITATLEPLADAHGLRVTTIFGGVSQHRQVKALEAGVDIVVACPGRLEDLMKQGFVKLDGIEITILDEADHMADLGFLPGVTRILAATPAGGQRLLFSATLDNGVDKLVKRFLQNEVLHSVDEANSPVAAMTHHVYDVSGVEAKKALIHKLASGQGRRILFMRTKHQARKLARQLTESGIPSVDLHGNLSQAARDRNLAAFSEGSARVLVATDVAARGVHVDEVELVVHVDPPAEHKAYLHRSGRTARAGSAGDVVTIVLPDQRKDLSALMRKASIKVTPVQVTADSEHVIRLVGEPAPHVPPAPKTDKPAGDARRQQGQRPGRGGQGGQGRNSRGPRAEGAATTGGGRRRSGGRPGGGSGTGATGSAGSQGGGTRQASQGGGSRRRRG
- the bluB gene encoding 5,6-dimethylbenzimidazole synthase yields the protein MTESLVSVYEAIRRRRDVRAEFSGELIPDETLQRVLGAAHAAPSVGNTQPWDFIVVRNPDTLATFADHVADRRRAFADSLPEDRRKTFDPIKIEGIRESGTGIVVTYDPSRGGQNILGRHTIDDTGLFSAVLAIQNLWLAAAAENIGVGWVSFYDEEYLTELLDIPAPVRPIAWLCVGKVDQFQEVPDLERFGWRTRRALADAIHWERF
- a CDS encoding CobW family GTP-binding protein, with the protein product MAKKRGPRSIPVVVVAGFLGSGKTTLLNHLLRNNGGTRIGVIVNDFGSVNIDSMMVAGQVDSMMALSNGCMCCAVDVSDMDAMLDRLAHRTSEIDVIVVEASGLAEPRNMIRLVLGSENPYITYGGLVMLVDGAEYQNSRARHPELDQHIAIADLIVLNKTDRIGGEDHDTLLGDVCGINPRAAVVSTVQGRVDPGLLFDRAPRPEPRPGQQLSFDDLLADAADAAGCGECGGDHDTHIHTLYDSVTFASELPMHPRRLIRFLEKQPAGVYRIKGYVYFGVRGHQQKYLLQVVGDHIAFHPQRWNPGERRRTELVVIGTDLDPDSVDAMLDACTESEAEGLDADTMMGVHRYTVDA
- a CDS encoding (2Fe-2S)-binding protein encodes the protein MSSPSEVSRTLASLATVNPYFVATTGDPGLGDWRPASRLYDEADALAEVVGHVGARISSTEYRVAASTLFLGYAARLWSLVLGGAVRDRRLLDLDPAELLWLDDHGQIRLHVREPRGWEGADLVDLVRAMVLDRHLEPMVDSIRSAEPMSERLLWGNAASALIGAARVLDGDTRTDAITVTETILRDPRLTDTVDREGAGYRRRSCCLFYRTPVSGYCGDCALTGPSESVHHQGDESV
- a CDS encoding antibiotic biosynthesis monooxygenase family protein; its protein translation is MILEHAPLQVRPGQAAAFEAAFSQARTIISAMKGFRRLTLSRCLERPGAYLLLVEWDTLEDHTEGFRGSAEYQDWRRLLHHFYDPFPTVEHYAPVDDA
- a CDS encoding GNAT family N-acetyltransferase; translated protein: MESLAILSDVDAGELLTLQRAAYVTEAQAHHDPNLPPLMQTSEELQRELRDDAVLALGLRDDSSRLVAAVRVRIGQPDRRTAELGRLVVAPDMQGRGLGSRLLSLTEQHLPESVTEMRLFTGEFSSGNLRLYARFGYHETHRTPTLSGYDLVHLAKTVG